In Prunus dulcis chromosome 1, ALMONDv2, whole genome shotgun sequence, the following are encoded in one genomic region:
- the LOC117617659 gene encoding MLP-like protein 28: MAPLKGKVETEIEIKAPAEKFYNIFKSRAHHVPNISPGSIQGVQVHEGDWKTHGSIKSWNYSVGDEVGVFKEKVEYNDENKSITLNGVEGDVFKYFKSFKPVYQFTQKDEGSIATLSIAYEKICHYFQII; this comes from the exons ATGGCGCCTCTGAAAGGTAAGGTTGAGACTGAAATAGAAATTAAGGCACCGGCTGAGAAGTTCTACAACATCTTCAAGAGCCGGGCACACCACGTCCCAAACATTTCTCCTGGCAGCATTCAAGGAGTTCAGGTGCATGAAGGAGACTGGAAAACACATGGCTCCATTAAGAGTTGGAATTACTCAGTAG GGGATGAAGTCGGGGTATTCAAGGAAAAGGTGGAGTACAACGATGAGAACAAGTCCATAACTCTGAATGGGGTGGAAGGAGATGTCTTCAAGTATTTCAAAAGCTTTAAGCCTGTCTATCAATTCACTCAAAAGGATGAAGGTAGCATTGCGACCTTGTCGATTGCATATGAGAAAATATgccattattttcaaataatataa